In Bdellovibrionales bacterium, one genomic interval encodes:
- a CDS encoding chorismate-binding protein: MEFEFSQWLKQGAIIGKVGKWVEVFWGDLEWHSSPENLKCPVLYRNTFFLESQKPWCSYSHHQRLEWKEWKKRLTPFLKAAPVSETELEWQEPDKKEFKKLFTLIQKEIKSKTVQKAVPVVYGKAVKAVDPSEAIINSLKQAPQNTFIYGHWDRNEGEFGFTPEILFLSETPKKIKTMALAGTQNRETYTLDPEKFLSDPKELKEHQIVIDDILERLKPFGKVQASKTACLELNHLVHLYTPIQLTSSEQMSFTELIERLHPTPALGISPRSQQEFLKQWRTPHEILGAPFGVLWSPTEYLALVAIRHISWDKEFIYVGNGVGVVAESNFEEEWKELKLKRESVKRVFKI; the protein is encoded by the coding sequence ATGGAATTTGAGTTTTCTCAATGGTTAAAACAAGGCGCCATCATCGGCAAAGTCGGCAAGTGGGTCGAAGTCTTCTGGGGAGACCTGGAATGGCATTCTTCGCCCGAAAATTTGAAGTGTCCTGTTCTTTATCGCAATACTTTTTTCCTCGAATCTCAAAAACCTTGGTGCTCTTACTCCCATCATCAGCGGCTCGAGTGGAAAGAGTGGAAAAAACGCCTTACCCCCTTTCTCAAAGCCGCGCCGGTTTCCGAAACGGAGCTGGAGTGGCAAGAGCCCGATAAAAAAGAATTTAAAAAACTCTTCACTCTGATTCAAAAAGAAATCAAAAGTAAGACCGTTCAAAAAGCCGTTCCCGTCGTCTACGGAAAAGCGGTTAAGGCTGTTGACCCTTCAGAGGCGATTATCAATTCTTTAAAACAGGCTCCGCAAAATACTTTTATTTACGGTCACTGGGATCGGAACGAGGGAGAGTTTGGTTTTACTCCAGAAATTTTATTCTTAAGCGAGACGCCAAAAAAAATTAAAACGATGGCGCTCGCAGGCACTCAGAACCGCGAGACGTACACCCTCGATCCGGAAAAATTTCTTTCGGATCCCAAGGAGCTCAAAGAGCATCAAATTGTGATTGATGATATCTTAGAGAGACTTAAGCCTTTTGGGAAAGTGCAGGCGAGTAAAACTGCGTGTTTGGAGCTCAATCACTTGGTGCATCTTTACACGCCGATTCAACTCACAAGTTCCGAGCAAATGAGTTTTACGGAACTCATCGAGCGCCTCCATCCTACTCCGGCGCTAGGAATTTCTCCGCGATCACAGCAAGAATTTTTAAAACAGTGGCGCACTCCCCACGAAATCCTTGGGGCGCCCTTTGGGGTGCTGTGGTCACCGACGGAATACTTGGCCTTGGTTGCCATTCGCCATATCAGCTGGGATAAAGAATTTATCTACGTCGGAAACGGTGTGGGTGTGGTGGCAGAGAGTAACTTTGAGGAAGAGTGGAAAGAACTTAAACTCAAGCGTGAGTCCGTCAAGCGAGTATTTAAAATATGA
- the aroF gene encoding 3-deoxy-7-phosphoheptulonate synthase gives MNAKFSIGNVQFTSNQFSVIAGPCSIESQSQFDETAHFVKEHGAAILRGGIFKMRTNPDTFQGVGLAALDWIADVKNKLKMPLISEITDPRQKEPLEKVLDGIMVGSRNMYNYELLKELSRSPKPIILKRGFSALLDEWLKATQYITQGGNTNVFLCERGIRTFETKTRNTLDLASVAYLKAHSSFPVIVDPSHGTGTPELIAPMACAAVAAGADAIMVEVHPRPDKALSDGFQALDFEAFKHLMVRLKPFVEAAGKTLVTHV, from the coding sequence ATGAATGCAAAATTTTCCATTGGTAACGTACAGTTCACTTCAAATCAGTTCTCGGTCATTGCTGGACCTTGCTCCATCGAATCTCAATCTCAGTTCGATGAGACGGCCCATTTCGTCAAAGAGCATGGAGCTGCTATTTTACGCGGCGGTATTTTCAAAATGCGCACAAACCCCGATACTTTCCAAGGCGTGGGCTTAGCCGCGCTGGATTGGATCGCCGATGTTAAAAATAAACTGAAGATGCCATTGATCTCGGAAATCACCGACCCTCGCCAGAAAGAACCCCTCGAAAAAGTTCTCGACGGGATCATGGTGGGCAGTCGCAATATGTACAATTACGAACTTTTAAAAGAGCTGTCTCGCTCTCCGAAGCCCATCATTTTAAAGCGTGGTTTTTCTGCACTTTTAGACGAATGGCTCAAAGCCACCCAGTACATCACCCAAGGCGGCAACACGAATGTGTTTTTGTGTGAACGCGGAATTCGTACCTTCGAAACAAAAACACGGAACACTTTAGATCTCGCATCTGTGGCCTACCTTAAGGCCCACTCGTCTTTCCCAGTGATCGTGGACCCTTCTCACGGTACGGGCACTCCGGAACTCATCGCCCCCATGGCCTGCGCCGCGGTGGCCGCCGGGGCTGACGCAATTATGGTGGAAGTGCATCCCCGCCCCGACAAAGCTCTCTCTGACGGTTTTCAAGCTTTAGACTTCGAGGCGTTTAAACATTTAATGGTTCGCTTAAAACCTTTTGTTGAAGCGGCCGGTAAGACGTTGGTGACTCATGTATAA
- the ubiE gene encoding bifunctional demethylmenaquinone methyltransferase/2-methoxy-6-polyprenyl-1,4-benzoquinol methylase UbiE yields MYKEPQPDIIRKMFSEIAPSYDSANSILSLGIHTLWKKKLVHRSGVKPGDTVLDCATGTGDVAILFKQKVGPTGKVIATDFCKDILDLGPPKAEKLNLEIQFEVADATQLPYPDNHFDATSISFGIRNVGQLSKALSELARVTKPTGKVMILEFGQMQIPVIKDVYNFYSRHLLPKIGGWVSGHTSAYEYLNQSAESFPCSQNFIDVAMSTDMYKTMSCSPLSFGVAYLYEGIPLAAKKSSLQ; encoded by the coding sequence ATGTATAAAGAACCCCAACCGGACATCATTCGAAAAATGTTTTCTGAAATTGCACCTTCCTATGATTCGGCCAACTCCATTTTGTCCCTTGGAATTCACACACTTTGGAAAAAGAAATTAGTCCATCGCAGTGGTGTTAAACCGGGAGACACTGTTTTAGACTGCGCCACCGGCACCGGTGACGTGGCGATCTTGTTTAAACAAAAAGTGGGACCGACCGGCAAAGTGATCGCCACCGACTTTTGCAAAGATATTTTAGATCTAGGCCCACCTAAAGCTGAAAAATTAAATCTGGAAATACAATTTGAAGTGGCCGATGCGACTCAATTGCCTTACCCGGACAATCACTTTGATGCCACCAGTATTTCATTTGGAATTCGTAACGTCGGTCAACTGAGCAAAGCCTTGAGCGAACTTGCGCGAGTGACGAAGCCCACGGGCAAAGTTATGATTTTAGAGTTTGGACAAATGCAGATTCCGGTGATTAAGGACGTTTACAATTTTTATTCCCGCCACCTGCTTCCTAAAATCGGCGGCTGGGTTTCGGGACACACGTCCGCTTATGAATATTTGAACCAATCGGCAGAATCATTCCCCTGCTCGCAGAACTTCATTGATGTTGCCATGTCTACGGACATGTATAAAACTATGAGCTGTTCTCCATTATCATTTGGCGTTGCCTATCTTTACGAGGGTATTCCGCTCGCAGCAAAGAAGAGTTCGCTGCAATAA
- a CDS encoding DUF2799 domain-containing protein, with product MKKFIFILTSFVFVIGCSSYFTRKGCEKVNWFQHAHNVAMDGKRLEEDPRIRECEKAETEINSEELDRGFKSGMENYCKLETAYSKGSTGEGFNFEFCDYNMLTKLKVRHGDGIKKFCTPENGYLIGTQGIPYKNQCNKESEPAFMAKYKKGRQIYLKNKLASNQSQVQALDNEIREQQNLRQNTLHRQAMLPRSQVVTKNKHFDPATNSYKEQTVVTEDPNIQRQREELEWELRSINQRIQEKINQQGQLRADSDKLRNELEGVN from the coding sequence ATGAAGAAATTTATTTTTATTCTCACTTCTTTTGTTTTTGTCATTGGCTGCTCGAGCTACTTCACTCGTAAAGGTTGCGAAAAAGTAAATTGGTTTCAGCATGCCCACAACGTGGCGATGGATGGAAAACGCCTCGAGGAAGATCCACGCATCCGTGAATGCGAAAAAGCAGAGACGGAAATCAATTCAGAAGAGCTCGATCGTGGTTTTAAATCAGGCATGGAAAACTACTGCAAACTCGAAACAGCTTACTCCAAGGGCTCCACCGGCGAAGGATTTAATTTCGAGTTTTGCGATTATAACATGCTCACCAAACTGAAAGTTCGCCATGGCGATGGAATTAAAAAATTCTGCACTCCCGAGAACGGTTATTTGATCGGCACCCAGGGAATCCCTTATAAAAATCAATGCAATAAAGAGAGCGAACCGGCGTTTATGGCCAAATATAAAAAGGGTCGCCAAATTTATTTAAAGAATAAACTCGCCTCTAACCAGTCTCAAGTTCAAGCTCTCGATAACGAAATTCGCGAGCAACAAAATCTGCGGCAAAATACTTTGCATCGTCAGGCAATGCTTCCAAGAAGCCAAGTCGTTACTAAAAATAAGCACTTTGATCCGGCAACGAACTCCTACAAGGAACAAACGGTGGTGACGGAGGATCCTAATATTCAGCGCCAGCGAGAGGAGCTGGAATGGGAACTTCGCAGTATCAATCAACGAATTCAAGAAAAGATCAATCAACAGGGGCAGCTTCGCGCCGACTCCGATAAACTTCGCAATGAATTAGAAGGCGTCAACTAA
- a CDS encoding OmpA family protein yields the protein MALKKKHEEHENHERWLVSYADFITLLFAFFVVLYATSNKDQSKAKEFEDSVREHMNLSGPGEGGSKIFSHQTHLGTSFLKKGVSTSGTSVGIDTSAGSIKDPTMEAIKNETDRNRKIQLAMEEKQFKKNLATIYAALKEEIENGKIKIARTEQTKSIIIRFEENISFPVGKADIQDSFQPILKKLASVLLDVKGRIQVAGHTDDQKLPPDSEFKNNWALSSARANAVVEQLVRYANTLEERVIIESYGATKPIAKNDSIYNRAKNRRIEIIVTYGL from the coding sequence ATGGCGTTGAAAAAGAAACACGAAGAGCACGAGAACCACGAACGGTGGCTAGTGTCTTACGCCGATTTTATTACTCTGCTTTTTGCATTCTTCGTGGTGTTGTATGCAACCTCCAACAAGGATCAGTCGAAAGCGAAGGAATTTGAAGATTCGGTGCGCGAGCACATGAATCTCAGCGGCCCCGGAGAAGGGGGCTCTAAGATTTTCAGTCACCAAACTCATCTGGGGACCAGCTTCCTTAAAAAAGGTGTATCGACCTCAGGAACATCGGTGGGAATTGATACCTCCGCCGGTTCTATCAAAGACCCCACCATGGAAGCGATCAAAAACGAAACCGATCGCAATCGTAAGATCCAGCTAGCCATGGAGGAAAAACAGTTCAAAAAGAACTTAGCAACCATCTATGCTGCCCTAAAAGAAGAGATCGAAAACGGAAAAATTAAGATCGCCCGGACGGAGCAAACTAAAAGTATTATTATTCGTTTCGAGGAGAATATTTCATTTCCCGTAGGCAAAGCGGATATTCAAGACAGCTTTCAGCCGATTCTCAAGAAACTCGCCTCCGTCCTTTTGGATGTTAAAGGGCGGATTCAGGTGGCGGGACACACTGACGACCAAAAGCTCCCACCGGATTCGGAATTTAAGAACAACTGGGCTCTCTCATCGGCACGAGCTAACGCGGTGGTGGAGCAGCTCGTGAGGTATGCGAATACGTTAGAGGAACGCGTGATTATTGAATCTTATGGCGCGACCAAGCCGATCGCTAAAAACGATTCGATCTACAATCGTGCTAAAAACCGTCGGATTGAAATCATCGTCACTTATGGTCTTTAA